One part of the Nematostella vectensis chromosome 8, jaNemVect1.1, whole genome shotgun sequence genome encodes these proteins:
- the LOC125570207 gene encoding LOW QUALITY PROTEIN: ATP-dependent DNA helicase Q-like 4B (The sequence of the model RefSeq protein was modified relative to this genomic sequence to represent the inferred CDS: substituted 2 bases at 2 genomic stop codons): MHLELRLRCAIELAINEDYYPADDDLVERLKAQETLIRGCRSDQHGNIDTQAIRGAFREDVRNKFHAASKMAFVLLAGGELHPYSAADKVEIPVLGSKETIWKAWKVKDQRTDLWVPEIECQRTHFPESLAGPTPTQTSEAFPGAAINAVASGNNCFVSVATGKSLVYQLPACLSIGLTVVVVPLKSLIQDQICNCLQYDIQAASLHGDMSHTQKQGVYTAIRDPSCPFKILYVTPEILVNDHTLQMILVELTSRGQLELLVIDEAYCVSQWGHDFRESYLGLGAVTAKFPNVPMLMLTATATKTTQEDFTIILKAKGVVYVTEAVNRHNIHYDVYGKSNKTVDEIANIVSPLDCFLVFCTTRKACEELSPLLEARGXRRNFTMVVSQVLRDERREQWLDGTLQCLISTNAFGMGINKPNIRVVIHYSLPASIEDFVHESXRAGRDGLPARSVLYFTPQDKVFHLKNISTLMKVNRDYANHRLASFNTMVYYAFQNATCRRQIICNHFGETVDCQNMCDICLASRETIEVDVTITAKAAVNIVQRSSNTVGRSRFTLNHFAKVLTGKK; encoded by the exons ATGCACCTAGAGCTTCGCCTGAGATGTGCTATAGAGCTGGCGATAAACGAGGACTACTATCCTGCGGACGATGACTTGGTGGAGCGTCTAAAGGCACAGGAGACTCTAATTCGCGGTTGCCGATCAGACCAGCATGgaaatatcgatactcaagCCATCAGAGGCGCATTTAGAGAGGAC GTACGCAACAAGTTCCAT GCAGCTTCAAAGATGGCATTTGTGCTCCTTGCTGGGGGTGAGCTCCATCCCTACTCAGCAGCAGACAAGGTGGAAATCCCTGTGTTGGGCAGCAAAGAGACCATATGGAAGGCATGGAAGGTAAAGGACCAAAGAACTGACCTTTGGGTACCCGAGATTGAGTGCCAAAGGACACATTTTCCAGAGTCACTTGCAGGTCCTACACCAACCCAAACCT CTGAAGCCTTTCCGGGGGCTGCAATAAATGCTGTTGCTTCTGGAAATAACTGTTTCGTGTCAGTGGCTACTGGCAAGTCTCTGGTGTACCAACTACCAGCTTGCCTCTCTATCGGATTAACTGTGGTCGTGGTGCCCCTGAAGTCCTTAATCCAGGACCAAATCTGTAACTGCCTCCAGTATGATATTCAAGCCGCCTCTCTTCATGGTGATATGAGTCACACACAGAAGCAAGGTGTTTACACAGCCATCCGTGATCCTTCATGCCCATTTAAGATCCTATATGTTACTCCAGAGATTTTAGTTAATGATCACACTCTCCAAATGATCCTGGTGGAGCTGACATCTAGAGGCCAGCTAGAACTTTTGGTCATTGACGAGGCATATTGTGTAAGTCAATGGGGCCATGACTTCCGAGAAAGCTACCTGGGCCTTGGTGCTGTCACAGCCAAGTTCCCCAATGTGCCAATGTTAATGTTGACAGCCACAGCAACAAAGACAACTCAGGAAGATTTTACAATAATTCTGAAAGCTAAAGGTGTGGTATATGTGACAGAGGCTGTTAACCGACATAATATCCACTATGATGTGTATGGAAAATCCAACAAGACTGTTGATGAAATTGCTAATATTGTGAGCCCACTAGATTGCTTCTTAGTATTTTGCACAACAAGAAAAGCATGTGAGGAACTGTCTCCCCTCCTTGAAGCAAGGGGGTGAAGACGAAATTTTACCATGGTGGTCTCTCAAGTTCTCAGAGACGAGCGCCGAGAGCAGTGGCTTGATGGAACTCTCCAGTGCCTGATCTCCACGAATGCCTTTGGAATGGGCATAAACAAGCCCAATATACGGGTAGTCATCCACTATTCGCTGCCTGCAAGTATAGAGGATTTTGTCCACGAGAGTTGACGGGCCGGAAGAGATGGTTTACCAGCAAGATCTGTCTTGTATTTTACACCACAGGACAAAGTGTTTCACTTAAAGAATATATCAACACTTATGAAAGTCAATAGGGACTATGCTAATCATAGATTAGCAAGTTTTAACACTATGGTGTACTATGCATTCCAGAATGCAACATGCAGGCGCCAGATTATATGCAATCATTTTGGAGAAACTGTGGACTGCCAGAATATGTGTGACATTTGCCTTGCATCGAGGGAGACCATAGAAGTGGATGTAACTATCACAGCAAAAGCAGCTGTCAACATTGTCCAGCGTTCATCCAACACAGTGGGGAGGTCAAGGTTTACACTCAATCACTTTGCCAAAGTACtgacaggaaaaaaataa